One window of Pseudomonas sp. FP198 genomic DNA carries:
- a CDS encoding ferredoxin--NADP reductase, whose amino-acid sequence MTDSAEKFTRQTLIEVQSLTPHLFTLRTTRDRGFRFRAGQFARLGVVKADGTAVWRAYSMVSSPFDEFLEFFSIVVPDGEFTSELSRLKPGDSLLVERQAFGYLTLDRFVDGRDLWLLSTGTGVAPFLSILQDFEVWEKFERIILVYSVRESRELAYQALIDALPRRDYLAEYAHKFRFIATVTREQHPGALNGRITTLIENGELEQAAGVALTPEHSRVMLCGNPQMIDDTRKLLKARGLQLSLTRRPGQVAVENYW is encoded by the coding sequence ATGACCGACAGCGCAGAAAAGTTTACCCGCCAAACCCTGATCGAGGTGCAGTCCCTGACGCCTCACCTGTTTACCCTGCGTACCACCCGGGATCGCGGCTTTCGTTTCCGGGCTGGTCAGTTTGCCCGACTGGGGGTGGTGAAGGCGGACGGCACTGCCGTCTGGCGGGCTTATTCCATGGTGTCTTCGCCGTTCGACGAGTTTCTCGAGTTTTTTTCCATCGTCGTCCCGGACGGCGAGTTCACCAGTGAGCTCAGCCGCTTGAAGCCGGGGGACAGCTTGTTGGTCGAGCGTCAGGCCTTTGGTTACCTGACGCTGGACCGTTTTGTTGACGGTCGCGATTTGTGGCTGTTGTCCACCGGGACAGGGGTCGCCCCGTTTCTTTCTATCCTGCAGGACTTCGAGGTCTGGGAAAAATTCGAGCGGATCATCCTCGTTTACAGCGTCCGCGAGTCACGGGAATTGGCCTATCAGGCCTTGATTGATGCGTTGCCCCGGCGAGACTATCTGGCGGAATACGCTCATAAGTTTCGCTTCATTGCGACGGTTACCCGTGAACAACACCCTGGCGCCCTCAACGGACGCATCACCACACTGATCGAAAATGGCGAGCTGGAACAGGCCGCCGGTGTCGCGCTGACGCCAGAGCATTCGCGGGTCATGTTATGCGGCAACCCGCAGATGATTGACGACACGCGCAAGTTGCTCAAGGCCAGGGGCTTGCAACTGAGCCTCACGCGGCGTCCCGGTCAGGTGGCGGTGGAAAACTACTGGTGA
- a CDS encoding ankyrin repeat domain-containing protein — MRNFLLSVLVTWSVGVLAEQPVPADPAAVREQLQDYYFDAARRGDVPMLDTFIEAGYSLDTRDEKGYTALILAAYHGHAPAVERLLAAGADACAQDKRGNTALMGAIFKGEVQIARRLLSTECSPDQRNGAGQTAAMYAGLFKRDELLDALKAKGADLEARDPLGNSAADLAKGEIRMPAPQ; from the coding sequence ATGCGAAATTTTCTTCTATCGGTACTCGTGACCTGGTCGGTGGGCGTGTTGGCCGAGCAGCCTGTACCCGCCGATCCGGCTGCGGTGCGGGAACAGCTGCAAGACTATTATTTCGACGCCGCACGCCGGGGTGATGTGCCGATGCTCGATACGTTCATCGAGGCCGGTTACTCGCTCGACACCCGGGATGAGAAGGGCTACACGGCGCTGATCCTGGCGGCTTATCACGGCCACGCGCCCGCGGTGGAGCGGCTGTTGGCCGCTGGCGCCGATGCCTGCGCCCAGGACAAACGCGGCAATACGGCGTTAATGGGCGCCATCTTCAAGGGTGAAGTCCAGATCGCCCGCCGTTTATTGTCCACCGAGTGCAGTCCGGACCAACGCAACGGTGCCGGACAGACCGCTGCGATGTATGCAGGCCTGTTCAAGCGTGACGAATTGCTCGATGCCTTGAAGGCCAAGGGTGCCGACCTGGAGGCCAGGGATCCGTTGGGCAATAGCGCGGCGGATCTGGCGAAGGGCGAAATCAGAATGCCGGCCCCGCAGTAA
- a CDS encoding autoinducer binding domain-containing protein encodes MDAWKDLQLRKLSCEKDLQKAYRLVQNFFNYQGFEYCAFAAYPTFADRHRHRININNYPYGWNKLYKQNGYAANDPILAHCNQSSLPILWSEDIFCEVPELWQALEHQGLSHGWTQAVHEERGTYYSLFSLARMQRPIDPEEHYGNLGYAIFASQRLHALACQRMSDAEPSSQTVHLSPREIEVLRWSAEGKTASEVGRILCLSERTVNFHVNSCMRKLNVTNKISAVAKAAHIHMI; translated from the coding sequence ATGGATGCATGGAAAGATTTGCAATTGCGAAAATTGTCGTGCGAAAAGGATCTCCAAAAAGCCTATCGCCTCGTACAAAACTTCTTTAATTATCAAGGATTTGAATACTGCGCCTTCGCCGCATACCCGACTTTTGCAGACAGACACAGGCATCGGATCAATATCAACAACTACCCTTATGGATGGAACAAACTGTACAAACAAAACGGTTATGCGGCGAACGACCCAATACTGGCACACTGCAATCAATCATCGCTGCCAATCCTCTGGAGCGAAGATATTTTTTGCGAGGTCCCCGAATTATGGCAAGCACTTGAACACCAAGGACTCAGCCATGGCTGGACCCAAGCCGTCCATGAGGAACGGGGCACCTATTACAGTCTGTTCAGTCTCGCCAGGATGCAACGCCCCATCGACCCGGAGGAGCATTATGGCAACCTGGGCTATGCCATTTTCGCCAGCCAACGGTTGCATGCGCTGGCTTGCCAGCGAATGTCCGACGCCGAGCCTTCCTCACAGACAGTCCATTTGTCGCCAAGGGAAATTGAAGTATTGAGATGGTCCGCCGAAGGCAAGACGGCATCGGAAGTCGGCAGGATCCTCTGTCTTTCCGAGCGCACCGTGAATTTCCATGTCAACAGCTGCATGCGGAAACTGAACGTGACCAACAAAATCTCGGCGGTTGCCAAGGCGGCCCATATCCACATGATCTGA
- the katB gene encoding catalase KatB — MNTSLGLGAFSNRHTLVVLTASLFSLSVNAATLTRDNGAAVGDNQNSQTAGPNGPTLLQDVQLIQKLQRFDRERIPERVVHARGTGAHGEFTVSNDLSDLTKAKVFAAGQVTPVFVRFSAVVHGNHSPETLRDPRGFATKFYTADGNWDLVGNNFPTFFIRDAIKFPDMVHAFKPDPRTNLDDDSRRFDFFSHVPEATRTLTELYSNSGTPASYREMDGNGVHAYKLINAKGDISYVKFHWKSLQGLKNLDPKEVVKVQGQEYSHMTNDLVSHINKGDFPKWDLYVQVLKPQDLSKFDFDPLDATKIWPDVPERKVGQMVLNRNPANVFQETEQVAMAPANLVPGIEPSEDRLLQGRVFSYADTQMYRVGPNALQLPINAPKVAVNNGNQDGAMNFGSTSTGVNYQPSRLLAREEQPAARYSQAALTGSTQQAKIQREQNFKQAGDLYRSFNQKERNDLIESFGGSLATTDDESKHIILSYLYKADPEYGTGVARVAKGDLARVKALAEKLSD; from the coding sequence ATGAACACTTCCCTTGGCCTTGGTGCTTTTTCCAACCGCCATACCCTCGTTGTGCTGACCGCCAGCCTGTTTTCCCTGTCCGTCAATGCCGCCACCCTGACCCGGGATAATGGCGCGGCCGTGGGCGATAACCAGAACTCCCAGACCGCCGGACCCAACGGCCCGACCCTTCTGCAGGATGTGCAACTGATCCAGAAGCTCCAGCGTTTTGACCGTGAACGGATCCCCGAGCGTGTGGTGCATGCCCGTGGTACCGGTGCGCATGGCGAGTTCACGGTGTCCAATGACCTGAGCGACCTGACCAAGGCCAAGGTATTCGCCGCCGGACAGGTCACGCCGGTGTTCGTCCGTTTTTCCGCCGTGGTGCATGGCAATCATTCGCCTGAGACGCTGCGTGATCCTCGAGGCTTCGCCACCAAGTTCTACACGGCGGATGGTAACTGGGACCTGGTCGGGAATAATTTCCCGACGTTCTTCATCCGTGATGCGATCAAGTTTCCCGACATGGTCCATGCGTTCAAACCCGACCCGCGGACCAACCTGGACGATGATTCGCGTCGTTTCGATTTCTTTTCCCACGTACCGGAAGCCACCCGCACGCTGACCGAGCTGTATTCCAACTCCGGCACTCCGGCCAGTTATCGCGAAATGGACGGGAACGGCGTACACGCTTACAAACTGATCAACGCCAAGGGCGATATCAGTTACGTGAAGTTTCATTGGAAAAGTTTGCAGGGGCTGAAAAACCTCGATCCAAAAGAAGTAGTGAAAGTTCAAGGGCAGGAATACAGCCATATGACGAATGATTTGGTCAGTCATATCAACAAGGGTGACTTTCCGAAGTGGGATCTGTACGTTCAGGTGCTCAAGCCGCAAGACTTGTCGAAGTTCGACTTCGATCCGCTGGACGCCACCAAGATCTGGCCGGATGTGCCTGAGCGAAAAGTTGGGCAGATGGTGTTGAATCGTAATCCGGCGAATGTTTTCCAGGAAACCGAACAAGTCGCGATGGCTCCGGCCAATCTGGTCCCGGGTATCGAGCCTTCCGAGGATCGCCTGTTGCAGGGGCGGGTCTTCTCTTATGCCGATACGCAAATGTACCGGGTCGGGCCGAACGCGTTGCAGCTGCCAATCAACGCGCCCAAGGTCGCGGTAAACAATGGCAACCAGGACGGTGCGATGAATTTCGGCAGCACCAGCACTGGCGTGAATTACCAGCCGAGCCGCTTGCTGGCGCGCGAAGAGCAACCTGCGGCGCGCTATAGCCAGGCAGCGCTGACCGGCAGCACCCAGCAAGCGAAAATCCAGCGCGAGCAGAACTTCAAGCAGGCGGGTGATCTGTACCGCTCGTTCAACCAGAAGGAGCGCAATGACTTGATCGAAAGCTTCGGTGGGTCATTGGCAACGACTGACGATGAGAGCAAGCACATCATCCTGTCGTATCTCTACAAGGCTGACCCGGAATACGGCACCGGCGTGGCTCGTGTCGCCAAAGGCGACCTGGCGCGGGTCAAGGCGCTGGCCGAGAAGCTGAGCGACTGA
- the mscL gene encoding large-conductance mechanosensitive channel protein MscL codes for MGVLSEFKAFAVKGNVVDMAVGIIIGAAFGKIVSSFVGDVVMPPLGLLIGGVDFSDLAITLKAAEGNTPAVVLAYGKFIQTMVDFIIVAFAIFMGVKAINRLKREEAVAPSAPPVPTKEEQLLSEIRDLLKAQNERP; via the coding sequence ATGGGCGTGCTAAGCGAGTTCAAGGCCTTCGCGGTCAAAGGCAATGTCGTCGACATGGCCGTCGGGATCATCATTGGTGCTGCTTTTGGCAAAATCGTTTCGTCATTCGTTGGCGACGTGGTCATGCCACCGCTCGGCCTGCTGATTGGCGGAGTGGATTTCAGTGACCTGGCGATCACGCTCAAGGCGGCCGAGGGCAATACGCCCGCGGTGGTGCTCGCCTACGGCAAATTCATCCAGACGATGGTGGACTTCATCATCGTGGCTTTCGCCATTTTCATGGGCGTCAAGGCCATCAATCGCCTCAAGCGTGAAGAGGCCGTCGCTCCGAGCGCGCCGCCTGTCCCGACCAAGGAAGAACAATTGCTCAGCGAGATCCGCGACCTGCTCAAGGCTCAGAACGAGAGGCCTTGA